A stretch of DNA from Penaeus monodon isolate SGIC_2016 unplaced genomic scaffold, NSTDA_Pmon_1 PmonScaffold_13015, whole genome shotgun sequence:
atatatataaaaattataatatactatatatatatattatatactatatatacatatatatatatatattatatatatatatatatatatatatttatatatgtatatatatatatatatatatatatataaaatggcaaATGTTTCACTTTTTGTGGAAGAATGTCTTATTCTTTATCTcaaggaaatatagcctttcttttttttatatatttcaaaggtGTCAGATAGGAGCTATAAAGGTATAAACAttacttgaaaaataaaatacaggtcataacacataaagaaaaaaaaattacagtataaaTCAGATTATGAGATTCAACTAATTATTCCATATAATGCCATTAGCAAGAGTTTCCCTTGTAGGTGTGATGCTTATTCTCCAGTGTGCAGTTTAGAGAAAATAACGAGATTTCTAATCAGGGTGAAGGCATAACTACAGACTTTTTACGTGTTAAATCTGTGacaattgatttttcttttcgagAGGTTGAATATACTGTTATCTAactcactacatttttttttccttttttcttttagatagacagatttccTTGGCTATATCACTTCTCCTATGTATTTGTTGTGCTTTAGATGCATTTTTGTGTGAAGGGTTTGTTGTTATCTTCACAACTGTATAGCTTCTTCTTTTCATGTAATTGCAAATGCTGTACTAGAACAATTTCAGCCTTAATGCAAATGCTTCTACTTGGCATGTACTTGCTTGTGTTTTGCCTGAAGTGTTTTGATAAGAAGATCTTATGACAAACCTCACAGCTAAATGGCTTCTCATTTGTATGTCTTCCAATGTGCATTGTTAGATTACGTTTGGATGATGAGAAGGCAAATATCACAGTTGTATTACTTCTTTGTACTATCATATGTTTTACTAGACTAGTTTTTCGGAGGCCAATTGCAGATATCAAAGGTTTCTGCTTTGTACGTTTTCTTATGTAATTTAAACAGATCAACTTCGCATCTTACAACTGGGTGGATTTTCAATTTGTATGTCATGTCATGCATTGCTAGATTGCTTTTGGATGATGActccttattgcaaatctcacagctgtatggcttctcgttTGCATGTACTCCCATACGGCTTCCTATATTTCTTTTGAGTGAGAATTTCTTATTACAAATCTATTCCAATTTATACACCCATGTGTCTTAACTGACCACTATTGGttgagaaggccttgttgcatGTCTCATAGTTGTTTGACTtctcttttttatgaattttcatgTGAATCACTATATACCCTTTCcgtgagaaggccttattgcaaatcccaCAGCTGTATGTcttctttgtatgtactctcatgtgccttCCCAGACATCTTTTCTCAGCAAAGGCCTTATTGCAAGtttcacagctgtatggcctctcttttttatgtattcttaTGTGATTGACCAGATTACTTTTGGCTCGGAAGGTTTTATTGCAAATCTTACAAGTGTATGGCTTCT
This window harbors:
- the LOC119569161 gene encoding gastrula zinc finger protein xFG20-1-like; the protein is MGVHANEKPYSCEICNKESSSKSNLAMHDMTYKLKIHPVKPLISAIGLRKTSLVKHMIVQRSNTTVIFAFSSSKRNLTMHIGRHTNEKPFSCEVCHKIFLSKHFRQNTSKYMPSRSICIKAEIVLVQHLQLHEKKKLYSCEDNNKPFTQKCI